The Portunus trituberculatus isolate SZX2019 unplaced genomic scaffold, ASM1759143v1 PGA_scaffold_483__1_contigs__length_29487, whole genome shotgun sequence genome has a segment encoding these proteins:
- the LOC123500766 gene encoding histone H4, with product MTGRGKGGKGLGKGGAKRHRKVLRDNIQGITKPAIRRLARRGGVKRISGLIYEETRGVLKVFLENVIRDAVTYTEHAKRKTVTAMDVVYALKRQGRTLYGFGG from the coding sequence atgactggccgcggcaagggaggcaagggacttggaaagggaggagccaaGCGTCACCGTAAGGTTCTGCGTGACAACATCCAGGGCATCACCAAGCCCGCTATCCGTCGGTTGGCTCGCCGAGGCGGCGTCAAGCGCATCTCCGGTCTCATCTACGAGGAGACTCGTGGGGTGCTAAAGGTGTTCCTCGAGAACGTCATCAGGGATGCCGTCACCTACACCGAGCACGCCAAGCGCAAGACCGTCACTGCCATGGACGTCGTCTACGCCCTCAAGCGTCAGGGACGTACCCTCTACGGATTTGGCGGTTAA
- the LOC123500767 gene encoding histone H2A-like — protein sequence MSGRGKGGKVKGKSKSRSSRAGLQFPVGRIHRLLKKGNYAERVGAGTPVYLAAVMEYLAAEVLELTGNAARDNKKTRIIPRHLQLAIRNDEELNKLFSGVTIAQGGVLPNIQAVLLPKKTEKM from the coding sequence ATGTCCGGACgcggcaaaggaggaaaggtgaagggaaagtcaaAGTCCCGTTCCAGCCGTGCTGGACTGCAGTTCCCGGTCGGCAGGATTCATCGCCTCCTAAAGAAGGGCAACTACGCCGAGCGAGTGGGGGCTGGCACCCCCGTGTACCTTGCAGCGGTCATGGAGTACCTGGCCGCCGAAGTCCTCGAACTTACCGGCAACGCCGCCCGCGACAACAAGAAGACTCGCATCATCCCACGTCACCTGCAGCTGGCCATCCGGAACGACGAGGAACTTAACAAGCTCTTCTCCGGGGTCACCATTGCACAGGGTGGCGTGCTGCCAAACATTCAGGCTGTGCTCCTTCCCAAGAAGACCGAGAAGATGtaa
- the LOC123500769 gene encoding histone H3 codes for MARTKQTARKSTGGKAPRKQLATKAARKSAPATGGVKKPHRYRPGTVALREIRRYQKSTELLIRKLPFQRLVREIAQDFKTDLRFQSSAVMALQEASEAYLVGLFEDTNLCAIHAKRVTIMPKDIQLARRIRGERA; via the coding sequence ATGGCACGTACTAAGCAAACGGCCCGCAAGTCCACCGGTGGCAAGGCGCCCCGCAAGCAGCTTGCCACGAAGGCAGCTCGCAAATCTGCTCCTGCCACTGGAGGTGTCAAGAAGCCCCACCGTTACAGGCCAGGAACCGTGGCCCTCCGTGAGATCCGCCGTTATCAGAAGAGCACCGAACTGCTTATCAGGAAGCTGCCTTTCCAGCGCTTGGTGCGTGAAATTGCCCAGGATTTCAAGACTGACCTCCGCTTCCAGTCCTCCGCTGTCATGGCCCTCCAGGAAGCTTCCGAGGCTTATCTCGTGGGTCTCTTTGAAGACACTAACCTGTGCGCCATCCACGCCAAGCGTGTCACTATCATGCCCAAGGACATCCAGCTGGCTCGTCGAATCCGTGGCGAGCGTGCCTAA
- the LOC123500765 gene encoding histone H2B: MPPKASGKAAKKAGKAQKAIAKGDKKKKRRRKESYSIYIYKVLKQVHPDTGVSSKAMSIMNSFVNDIFERIAAEASRLAHYNKRSTITSREIQTAVRLLLPGELAKHAVSEGTKAVTKYTSSK; this comes from the coding sequence atgcctcccaaagcatcaggaaaggctgccaagaaggctggcaaggctcagaaggccatagccaaaggggacaagaagaagaagcggaggaggaaggaaagctactccatctacatctacaaggtgctcaagcaggtccaccccgacactggcgtgtcctccaaggctatgtcaatcatgaactctttcgtgaacgacattttcgagcgcatcgctgccgaggcatcccgcctggcacactacaacaagcgctccaccatcaccagccgggAGATCCAGACTGCCGTCCGTCTCCTTCTGCCCGGCGAACTGGCAAAGCACGCCGTCTCTGAGGGCACCAAGGCTGTCACCAAGTACACCTCCTCCAAGTAA